Proteins encoded within one genomic window of Lysinibacillus louembei:
- a CDS encoding ATP-dependent Clp protease ATP-binding subunit, producing the protein MMFNRFTQRAQKVLQLAQEEAIRLNHDAIGTEHILLGLVREGGGIAAKALEAIGVSPQTIEAGIEELVGKGTEKVGLTVSYTPRAKKVIELSVDESRKLGHSYIGTEHILLALIREGEGVAARVLANADVSLNKARQQVLLLLGNNDTAQPGGGAASPTASTPTLDGLARDLTAIAREGSLDPVIGRSKEITRVVEVLSRRTKNNPVLIGEPGVGKTAIAEGLAQQIVNNEVPEILRDKRVMTLDMGTVVAGTKYRGEFEDRLKKVMDEIRQAGNIILFIDELHTLIGAGGAEGAIDASNILKPSLARGELQCIGATTLDEYRKYIEKDAALERRFQPIQVDEPSVEETVQIIYGLRDRYEAHHRVKITDEAVEAAAKLSDRYISDRFLPDKAIDLIDEAGSKVRLRSFIVPPNLKELEERLESVRSEKNAAVSSQEFEKAAALRDSEQKLKEEVEQTTKEWKESQGKAESQVTVDDIAAVVSMWTGIPVNKIAQEESAKLLNLEEELHKRVVGQGEAVEAISRAIRRARAGLKDPKRPIGSFIFLGPTGVGKTELARALAEVMFGDEDAMIRVDMSEYMEKHSTSRLVGAPPGYVGFDEGGQLTEKVRRKPYSVVLLDEIEKAHPDVFNILLQVLEDGRLTDSKGRLVDFRNTVVIMTSNVGADALKYQKNLGFNMGNSESKHKDMKNTMLEELKKAFRPEFLNRIDEMIVFHSLEKEHLKEIISLMAASLTKRLQEQNIELELTEAALAKIAEEGYDPQYGARPLRRALQKHVEDRLSEELLKGTVLTGGTIIFDYVDNEFVVRAKENAVEA; encoded by the coding sequence ATGATGTTTAATCGTTTTACACAACGCGCACAAAAGGTTTTACAACTAGCACAGGAAGAAGCCATCCGTTTAAATCATGATGCCATTGGGACGGAGCATATTTTACTAGGTCTTGTTCGTGAAGGTGGCGGCATCGCTGCAAAAGCATTAGAGGCAATCGGTGTCAGCCCACAAACGATTGAGGCAGGTATTGAGGAGCTAGTTGGCAAAGGCACTGAAAAAGTGGGCCTAACAGTAAGCTATACACCACGTGCCAAAAAAGTAATTGAATTATCCGTTGATGAATCACGTAAATTAGGTCATTCCTACATTGGAACAGAGCATATTTTATTAGCATTAATTCGTGAGGGTGAAGGAGTAGCAGCGCGCGTTTTAGCCAATGCAGATGTAAGCTTAAATAAGGCGCGTCAGCAAGTCCTGTTATTGTTAGGTAATAACGACACAGCACAACCAGGTGGTGGTGCGGCAAGCCCAACAGCAAGCACACCAACATTAGACGGCTTAGCACGCGATTTAACTGCTATCGCGCGTGAAGGCTCGCTAGACCCAGTAATTGGTCGCTCGAAAGAAATTACACGTGTGGTGGAAGTATTATCACGTCGTACAAAAAACAATCCTGTGTTAATTGGTGAGCCGGGTGTAGGTAAAACAGCGATTGCGGAAGGCTTAGCACAGCAAATCGTCAACAATGAGGTGCCGGAAATTTTACGTGATAAGCGCGTTATGACACTTGATATGGGAACGGTTGTGGCTGGTACGAAATACCGTGGTGAATTCGAAGACCGTTTGAAAAAAGTAATGGATGAAATTCGCCAAGCGGGCAATATCATTTTATTCATCGATGAATTGCATACATTAATCGGTGCTGGTGGAGCAGAAGGAGCAATTGATGCTTCAAATATTTTGAAACCGTCCTTAGCACGCGGTGAATTACAATGTATCGGTGCAACAACGTTAGATGAGTACCGCAAATATATTGAAAAGGATGCCGCTTTAGAGCGACGCTTCCAACCCATTCAAGTTGATGAGCCATCTGTTGAAGAAACAGTGCAAATTATTTATGGCTTACGTGACCGTTATGAGGCGCATCACCGTGTGAAAATTACGGATGAGGCAGTAGAGGCAGCAGCAAAATTATCAGACCGTTATATTTCAGATCGTTTCTTACCAGATAAAGCGATTGATTTAATTGACGAAGCTGGATCGAAAGTGCGCTTACGCTCATTTATTGTTCCACCAAATTTAAAAGAGCTTGAGGAGCGCTTAGAAAGTGTCCGCTCTGAGAAAAATGCGGCTGTATCAAGTCAAGAGTTTGAAAAGGCAGCAGCTTTACGTGATTCGGAGCAAAAGCTAAAAGAAGAAGTGGAGCAAACGACGAAAGAGTGGAAAGAATCACAAGGCAAAGCAGAATCGCAAGTAACAGTCGATGATATTGCGGCAGTTGTGTCAATGTGGACTGGAATTCCAGTTAATAAAATTGCACAGGAAGAATCTGCGAAGCTGTTAAATTTAGAGGAGGAGCTGCATAAGCGAGTAGTTGGGCAAGGTGAGGCAGTTGAAGCTATTTCTCGTGCAATCCGTCGAGCGCGTGCTGGCTTAAAAGACCCAAAACGTCCAATCGGCTCATTTATTTTCTTAGGTCCTACAGGTGTAGGTAAAACAGAGCTAGCGCGCGCATTAGCAGAGGTGATGTTTGGTGACGAGGATGCGATGATTCGCGTTGATATGTCCGAATATATGGAAAAACACTCAACTTCTCGTTTAGTAGGCGCACCTCCAGGTTATGTAGGCTTTGATGAAGGTGGTCAGTTGACGGAGAAGGTACGACGCAAACCATATTCAGTAGTATTACTTGATGAAATTGAAAAGGCGCATCCAGACGTATTCAATATTTTATTACAAGTATTAGAGGATGGTCGTTTAACAGACTCGAAAGGTCGTTTAGTTGATTTCCGTAACACAGTTGTCATTATGACATCCAACGTAGGTGCGGATGCATTGAAATATCAAAAGAACTTAGGCTTCAACATGGGCAATTCAGAATCGAAGCATAAAGATATGAAGAACACAATGTTAGAAGAGCTGAAAAAAGCATTCCGCCCAGAGTTTTTAAACCGTATTGATGAAATGATTGTGTTCCATTCATTAGAAAAAGAACACTTAAAAGAAATCATTTCCTTAATGGCTGCTTCTTTAACGAAGCGTCTACAAGAACAAAACATCGAGCTAGAGCTAACGGAGGCAGCACTTGCGAAAATTGCAGAGGAAGGCTACGATCCACAATATGGCGCCCGTCCATTGCGTCGTGCACTGCAAAAGCATGTGGAGGATCGTTTATCCGAGGAGCTATTAAAGGGCACAGTATTAACAGGTGGCACAATTATTTTCGACTATGTTGATAATGAGTTTGTTGTACGTGCAAAGGAAAATGCTGTAGAGGCTTAA
- a CDS encoding methyl-accepting chemotaxis protein, with translation MFQSKKEDIEQFKAKIDELNAQLDKKDHEFQIFLNELHKEMISTIEQHDKVNNQHAVLGQMVGRILEEFNKVENSTIQSNHIAEDALSKGNTLISSSNQMVTLSAESKQAVHEVEQVIDSLGEQSQKTSASMSDLSERSKQIAEIVNVIGEISNQTNLLALNASIEAARAGEHGKGFSVVAEEVRNLAESTKTSTEDIAKLTKQIEEQIAQAYENNKNNMQLVTAGIEKSAATSTQIDQLLQIITNVQKGINELLGYIKDQKVSNEDVMNKFKMTTTLFDDTNRVLTNHIDESEIVTRKLLEAVEQVKHYHTSKH, from the coding sequence ATGTTTCAATCAAAAAAAGAAGATATTGAGCAATTTAAAGCAAAGATTGACGAATTAAATGCGCAGCTCGATAAAAAGGATCACGAGTTTCAAATTTTTTTAAATGAATTACATAAAGAAATGATTTCAACAATTGAGCAGCATGATAAAGTAAATAACCAGCATGCTGTGTTAGGTCAAATGGTTGGCCGAATTTTAGAGGAATTTAATAAAGTAGAAAATAGCACGATTCAATCTAATCATATTGCTGAGGATGCTTTAAGCAAGGGCAATACATTAATTTCTTCCTCCAATCAAATGGTTACATTATCAGCTGAAAGCAAGCAGGCTGTCCATGAAGTTGAGCAAGTAATTGATTCTTTAGGCGAGCAATCGCAAAAAACATCTGCAAGCATGAGTGATTTAAGCGAACGCTCTAAGCAAATTGCAGAAATCGTTAACGTGATTGGTGAAATCTCTAACCAGACCAATTTACTTGCTTTGAACGCATCCATTGAGGCAGCAAGAGCAGGTGAGCATGGTAAAGGCTTCTCGGTCGTTGCTGAGGAAGTGCGCAACTTAGCAGAAAGTACAAAAACAAGCACTGAGGACATTGCAAAATTAACTAAGCAAATTGAAGAGCAAATTGCACAAGCTTATGAGAATAACAAAAATAATATGCAATTAGTAACAGCAGGCATCGAAAAAAGTGCAGCTACATCGACCCAAATTGATCAGCTATTACAAATTATTACGAATGTACAAAAGGGAATTAATGAACTATTAGGCTATATTAAAGATCAAAAAGTATCGAATGAAGATGTGATGAATAAGTTTAAAATGACAACAACTTTATTTGATGACACGAATCGTGTACTAACAAATCATATCGATGAATCTGAAATCGTAACAAGAAAATTACTTGAGGCAGTAGAGCAAGTGAAGCATTATCATACATCAAAACATTGA
- the radA gene encoding DNA repair protein RadA, whose translation MAKKKTKFTCNSCGYESAKWMGRCPGCGQWNTMMEEVEVIVKGPRGAFQHSNATLQKAVPIMSVETEEESRIITEMTELNRVLGGGIVAGSLVLIGGDPGIGKSTLLLQVSALLSNRGQRVLYISGEESIRQTKLRAERLGVKSQELYIYSETNLEFLNQTIDEVQPKFVVVDSIQTVHHPEVTSAPGSVSQVRECTAELMRIAKTKNIAIFLVGHVTKEGQIAGPRLLEHMVDTVLYFEGERHHNHRILRSQKNRFGSTNEIAIFEMLQAGLKEVLNPSELFLQERSQGVAGSTIVASMEGTRPILVEIQSLITPTSFNYPKRMATGVDQNRVQLLMAVLEKRMGMMLQAQDAYIKVAGGVKLDEPAIDLAVLTSIVSSFKDQAVRATDCFIGEVGLTGEVRRVSRIEQRVQEAAKLGFQRAFIPASNIGGWDFPSGIQVVGVETIGDSLRLCFNEL comes from the coding sequence ATGGCAAAAAAGAAAACAAAATTTACATGTAATTCCTGTGGATATGAATCAGCAAAATGGATGGGGCGTTGTCCAGGATGTGGACAGTGGAATACGATGATGGAAGAGGTAGAGGTCATTGTGAAGGGACCTCGTGGCGCTTTCCAGCATTCTAATGCGACATTGCAAAAGGCCGTACCGATTATGTCAGTAGAAACAGAGGAAGAGTCTCGTATCATAACGGAAATGACAGAGTTAAATCGCGTGCTTGGTGGCGGTATTGTGGCGGGTTCACTTGTGTTAATCGGTGGCGATCCAGGTATAGGGAAATCAACTTTACTGCTACAAGTGTCTGCACTGTTATCTAATCGTGGGCAGCGTGTGCTATACATTTCTGGAGAGGAATCGATTCGTCAAACAAAGCTGCGCGCAGAGCGTTTGGGTGTTAAATCACAGGAGCTGTATATTTATTCAGAGACAAATTTAGAGTTTTTAAATCAAACAATTGATGAAGTTCAGCCGAAATTTGTAGTGGTCGATTCGATTCAAACGGTGCATCATCCAGAGGTGACAAGTGCGCCTGGTAGCGTGTCGCAAGTTAGAGAATGTACTGCGGAGCTTATGCGCATTGCGAAAACGAAAAATATCGCCATTTTCCTTGTAGGGCATGTGACGAAGGAAGGGCAAATTGCAGGACCGCGCCTTTTAGAGCATATGGTGGATACGGTGCTGTATTTTGAAGGAGAGCGTCATCACAACCATCGCATTTTACGTAGCCAAAAAAACCGTTTTGGTTCAACAAATGAAATTGCGATTTTTGAAATGCTGCAGGCTGGCTTAAAGGAAGTGCTAAACCCATCTGAGCTATTTTTACAGGAGCGCTCACAAGGGGTAGCTGGTTCAACAATTGTCGCTTCGATGGAAGGTACGCGCCCAATTTTAGTTGAAATTCAATCGCTTATAACACCAACTAGCTTTAATTATCCGAAGCGTATGGCAACAGGAGTGGATCAAAACCGTGTCCAGTTATTAATGGCGGTTCTGGAAAAACGCATGGGTATGATGCTACAGGCACAGGACGCGTATATTAAGGTAGCGGGCGGAGTGAAACTGGATGAGCCTGCAATTGATTTAGCCGTTTTGACGTCCATTGTATCAAGCTTTAAAGATCAAGCTGTAAGAGCAACGGATTGCTTTATCGGAGAGGTCGGCTTAACAGGAGAGGTACGCCGTGTTTCTCGCATCGAGCAGCGTGTCCAGGAGGCGGCAAAGCTAGGCTTTCAGCGGGCCTTTATTCCAGCATCAAACATAGGTGGATGGGATTTCCCATCTGGTATTCAAGTTGTTGGTGTGGAAACAATTGGAGATAGCTTACGCCTCTGTTTTAACGAGCTCTAG
- a CDS encoding DUF2812 domain-containing protein: MKKTIYRFFVDDAKEEAWLNEMSAQGWHFQKMQLRFYTFIKDESQQYIYRLELINGQPVKAQKEYITFLEESGITIVQQFGGWIYTRKNATAGSYELFSDYASKITYTKRGLKLSILTLLPMVIFSIVNFINAANRDDAFSYVSLFAAILCMIVSALTTLAIYRLYQRKKALEKQQQLFE, translated from the coding sequence ATGAAGAAGACAATATATCGATTTTTTGTGGATGATGCCAAAGAAGAAGCTTGGCTAAACGAAATGAGCGCACAGGGCTGGCATTTTCAAAAGATGCAGTTACGCTTTTACACATTTATCAAAGATGAGAGCCAACAATATATTTACCGATTAGAATTAATCAATGGACAGCCTGTTAAGGCGCAGAAAGAATATATAACCTTTTTAGAGGAGAGTGGGATTACTATTGTTCAACAGTTCGGTGGTTGGATTTATACAAGAAAGAACGCAACGGCCGGTTCATATGAATTATTTTCGGATTATGCATCAAAAATAACCTATACGAAAAGAGGGTTGAAGCTTTCCATTTTAACCCTGCTTCCAATGGTAATTTTCAGCATTGTTAATTTTATCAATGCTGCAAACAGAGACGATGCCTTTAGCTATGTATCCCTTTTTGCTGCCATCCTTTGTATGATTGTATCCGCCTTGACCACTCTTGCTATCTATCGATTATATCAACGAAAAAAAGCCTTAGAAAAACAGCAGCAGCTATTTGAATAA
- a CDS encoding PadR family transcriptional regulator: MEKHSPLTEGVYYILLALYEPRHGYGIMQFVSELSKGRVELGAGTIYGAIQTLVKKSWIMPLEEDGRKKEYVITDEGKAIVEQEVQRLHELYENGLLITKGENEK; encoded by the coding sequence ATGGAGAAACATTCCCCATTAACAGAAGGGGTTTACTATATTCTTTTAGCTCTCTACGAACCGAGACATGGCTACGGAATTATGCAATTCGTTTCAGAGCTGAGCAAGGGGCGAGTAGAGCTTGGTGCTGGTACCATCTATGGTGCAATCCAAACATTAGTTAAGAAAAGCTGGATTATGCCACTTGAAGAAGATGGACGTAAAAAGGAATATGTCATTACAGATGAAGGCAAGGCAATTGTTGAGCAGGAAGTACAACGATTACATGAGCTATATGAAAACGGATTACTCATAACGAAGGGGGAAAACGAGAAATGA
- a CDS encoding PIN/TRAM domain-containing protein, producing MLKKIIQIAFLLIGGTLGFIFLPPLYEFMHLSSNPWLDNPIVSIILGASLLFVLSFLLSDYFVRLIVWMEEVLFKLPVADLLFGSLGLIVGLIVAYFIGFAVERIPVPGVAEVLPVVFSIMLGYLGFRIGFKQREELLQLFTSKNSAQKKKSAMQEDAALSKLLDTSVIIDGRIADISATGFVEGALVVPQFVLTELQHIADSSDTLKRTRGRRGLDILKRLQDERASQVLIVDDDFDDVQEVDLKLVRLAKQRNAQILTNDFNLNKVCDLHNVQVLNINDLANAVKPVVIPGEDMQVVVIKDGKEHNQGVAYLDDGTMIVVEGGRSYIGQALTVTVTSVLQTSAGRMIFAKPKES from the coding sequence ATGTTAAAGAAAATTATTCAAATTGCCTTTTTATTAATCGGAGGAACGTTAGGCTTTATTTTTTTACCGCCATTATATGAGTTTATGCATTTATCTTCTAATCCGTGGCTTGACAATCCGATTGTGTCGATTATTCTAGGGGCGAGTTTGTTATTTGTCTTGTCATTTTTATTATCTGACTATTTTGTTAGGTTAATTGTTTGGATGGAGGAAGTGCTATTTAAGCTGCCAGTGGCTGATTTATTATTCGGTTCACTCGGCTTAATTGTCGGCTTGATTGTCGCATATTTTATCGGCTTTGCAGTGGAGCGTATTCCTGTTCCTGGTGTGGCAGAGGTGCTACCCGTAGTCTTTTCAATTATGCTCGGTTATTTAGGGTTCCGTATTGGCTTTAAGCAGAGGGAAGAGCTGTTGCAGCTATTTACCTCAAAAAATAGTGCGCAGAAAAAGAAATCAGCAATGCAGGAGGATGCAGCATTATCAAAGCTCTTGGATACGAGTGTTATTATTGATGGACGTATTGCGGATATTTCAGCAACAGGCTTTGTGGAAGGTGCACTAGTTGTTCCGCAGTTTGTGTTAACTGAGCTGCAGCATATTGCAGATTCATCTGATACATTAAAGCGTACGCGTGGTCGCCGAGGCTTAGATATTTTAAAGAGACTACAGGATGAACGCGCATCGCAAGTATTGATTGTAGATGATGATTTTGATGATGTGCAGGAGGTTGACCTAAAGCTTGTTCGCTTAGCAAAACAGCGCAATGCACAAATTTTAACGAATGATTTTAATTTAAATAAAGTATGTGATTTACACAATGTGCAAGTATTAAATATTAATGATTTAGCAAATGCAGTGAAGCCTGTTGTCATTCCAGGTGAAGATATGCAGGTTGTCGTTATTAAGGATGGCAAGGAACATAACCAAGGTGTTGCCTATTTAGATGATGGCACGATGATTGTTGTAGAGGGTGGTCGTAGCTATATCGGGCAGGCGCTTACAGTGACGGTAACGAGCGTGCTACAAACATCAGCAGGGCGGATGATTTTTGCTAAGCCAAAAGAAAGTTAG
- the ispD gene encoding 2-C-methyl-D-erythritol 4-phosphate cytidylyltransferase: protein MQYEVVLPAAGSGKRMGAGQNKLFLPLLEKPILVHTLEIFEQDNNCTGIWLAVKPEEKAFIEGLLERYSITKVKGLPAGGEERQHSVHSCLKAMKQVEIVLVHDAARPFITEEIIAQLATVAYEKGAAIAGVRAKDTMKKVRGTVIAETVERDNLWSIQTPQAFRFDLLAEAADVAEKVGFLGTDEAMLVERLGHEVHIVESSYENLKMTTQEDLLFGEAILRKRAH from the coding sequence ATGCAATATGAAGTAGTGTTACCTGCTGCAGGCAGTGGAAAGCGAATGGGGGCAGGGCAAAATAAATTGTTTTTGCCACTTTTAGAAAAACCTATTTTAGTACACACACTAGAAATATTTGAGCAGGATAATAATTGCACAGGTATTTGGCTAGCAGTAAAGCCTGAAGAAAAGGCTTTTATTGAAGGATTGCTTGAACGCTATAGTATTACGAAAGTAAAAGGTTTACCTGCTGGTGGCGAGGAGCGACAGCATTCTGTTCATTCATGCTTGAAGGCGATGAAGCAGGTGGAAATCGTTCTAGTACATGATGCAGCTAGACCCTTTATTACCGAGGAAATTATTGCACAATTAGCGACAGTTGCTTATGAAAAAGGTGCAGCGATTGCTGGAGTTCGTGCGAAGGATACGATGAAAAAGGTACGTGGCACAGTAATTGCAGAAACGGTTGAGCGTGATAATTTATGGTCAATTCAGACACCACAGGCATTTCGCTTTGATTTATTAGCGGAGGCTGCGGATGTGGCAGAAAAAGTTGGCTTTTTAGGTACAGATGAGGCTATGCTTGTGGAACGACTTGGACATGAGGTGCATATTGTTGAAAGCAGCTACGAGAATTTGAAAATGACGACACAAGAGGATTTATTATTCGGTGAAGCGATTTTACGTAAGCGTGCGCATTAA
- a CDS encoding NAD(P)/FAD-dependent oxidoreductase codes for MQNIYDVTIIGGGPAGLYSAFYSGLRGLKTKLIESQQELGGKVLLYPEKLIWDVGGHPPVLGGQFVKQLVEQAKVFDPTILTGTKVDFVERQDDLFIIHTADGSLHYSKTILLAVGGGIINPQKLTLEGAEKYEMANLHYTVQSYQRFVNKDIIISGGGNAAIDWAVELSPLAKSITVIYRKEKLSAHEATIQEAINAGVKIECNTTITKLISNADKTAIQFVTCENAITKESIVRPIDEVIVSHGYNYEASLEFDQAIAIPKKDDYYFEGKATGETAQPGIFAAGDILSFEGKVNLLIGTFQDAANAVNSIKTYLEPDAYRYGMVSSHNDLFKEKNRAIIEERFAPVEN; via the coding sequence ATGCAAAATATATATGATGTAACAATTATCGGTGGTGGTCCAGCTGGATTGTACAGCGCTTTTTACAGCGGGTTGCGTGGGCTAAAAACGAAGCTGATTGAAAGTCAGCAAGAGCTTGGTGGGAAAGTGCTACTTTATCCTGAAAAGCTAATTTGGGATGTTGGCGGCCACCCTCCCGTACTTGGAGGACAATTTGTGAAGCAATTAGTTGAGCAAGCAAAGGTGTTTGACCCAACTATTTTAACAGGAACAAAGGTTGACTTCGTAGAGCGCCAAGATGATTTATTCATCATACACACAGCTGATGGTAGCCTTCATTATTCAAAAACAATACTGCTAGCTGTAGGTGGGGGCATTATTAATCCACAGAAACTTACTTTAGAAGGCGCAGAAAAATATGAAATGGCCAACCTACATTATACTGTGCAATCATACCAACGCTTTGTTAACAAGGATATTATTATCTCTGGTGGTGGTAACGCTGCTATTGATTGGGCAGTAGAGCTTAGCCCACTTGCTAAAAGCATTACAGTCATCTATCGTAAGGAAAAACTATCTGCTCATGAGGCAACAATTCAAGAGGCAATCAATGCTGGTGTTAAAATTGAATGCAATACAACCATTACAAAGCTCATATCTAATGCAGATAAAACCGCTATTCAATTCGTTACATGTGAAAATGCCATCACAAAGGAAAGCATTGTCCGCCCAATTGATGAGGTCATTGTCAGCCACGGCTACAATTATGAAGCCTCATTAGAATTTGACCAAGCGATCGCTATTCCTAAAAAGGATGACTATTACTTTGAAGGCAAGGCGACAGGTGAAACAGCACAGCCTGGCATTTTCGCAGCAGGTGATATTTTATCATTTGAAGGCAAGGTCAACTTGCTTATTGGCACTTTCCAAGATGCCGCGAATGCAGTTAATTCAATTAAAACATACTTAGAGCCTGATGCTTATCGCTACGGCATGGTATCCTCACACAACGATTTATTTAAAGAGAAGAACCGTGCAATTATTGAAGAACGCTTTGCACCAGTAGAAAATTAA
- the epsC gene encoding serine O-acetyltransferase EpsC, with protein MNLNEWLNEKVPAITSSLDDINKQYVDIENSIGFVGRDQIYKILDKFHEVLFPGIYTTPPIDEVRINIISSNKLREAALDLRDIIEKVLIYNMEDSDPTKCGTYCRDHADKIVMNLVARFPIIRKVLQTDIQAAYNGDPAALSTEEILLSYPSIVAMFIHRIAHELYEMGVQIVPRIMSEHAHRLTGIDIHPGASIGESFFIDHGTGVVIGETCTIGKNVKVYQGVTLGALSFPLDANGNPIKGIKRHPNIEDNVVIYAGATILGGETTIGHDSVLGSNIWLTHSVPPYSRVYNSQPSPNISNSQMKNIEYHI; from the coding sequence ATGAATTTAAATGAATGGCTGAATGAAAAAGTACCAGCAATTACGAGCTCTTTAGATGATATAAATAAACAATATGTGGACATTGAAAATTCAATTGGCTTTGTTGGTCGTGACCAAATTTATAAAATTTTAGATAAATTTCATGAAGTGTTGTTCCCAGGTATTTACACGACGCCACCGATTGATGAGGTACGTATTAATATCATAAGCAGCAATAAATTGCGTGAGGCTGCACTTGATTTACGCGATATTATTGAAAAAGTGCTTATTTATAATATGGAAGATAGCGACCCAACGAAATGCGGTACTTATTGCCGTGACCATGCAGATAAAATTGTGATGAATTTAGTAGCGCGCTTCCCAATCATTCGCAAGGTGTTGCAAACGGATATTCAAGCTGCTTACAACGGAGATCCAGCGGCGCTATCAACAGAAGAGATTTTGCTAAGCTATCCATCAATTGTGGCAATGTTTATTCATCGTATTGCACATGAATTGTATGAAATGGGTGTGCAAATTGTACCGCGTATTATGTCAGAGCATGCACATCGTTTAACGGGGATTGATATTCATCCTGGAGCATCGATTGGCGAATCCTTCTTTATCGACCACGGTACAGGGGTAGTAATTGGGGAGACGTGTACGATTGGTAAAAATGTTAAGGTCTATCAAGGCGTAACGCTAGGGGCATTAAGCTTCCCGCTTGATGCGAATGGCAATCCGATTAAAGGCATTAAACGTCATCCGAATATTGAGGACAATGTAGTTATTTATGCGGGTGCAACGATTTTAGGTGGAGAAACGACAATCGGTCATGATTCCGTATTAGGAAGTAACATTTGGTTGACGCATTCTGTGCCGCCATATTCTCGCGTTTATAATTCACAGCCATCACCGAATATTAGCAATAGCCAGATGAAAAATATTGAATACCATATTTAA
- the ispF gene encoding 2-C-methyl-D-erythritol 2,4-cyclodiphosphate synthase, with product MFRVGQGYDVHAFAEGRKLILGGIEIPHERGLLGHSDADVLLHTITDAALGAIGEGDIGRHFPDTDPEWKDADSAKLLQYIWKIVEEKGYVLGNVDATIMAQRPKMAPYIEPMRNRIAELLNADASQVNVKATTTEKLGFVGREEGIAALATILLIKK from the coding sequence ATGTTTCGAGTAGGACAAGGCTATGATGTACATGCATTTGCGGAAGGGCGCAAATTAATTTTAGGCGGTATTGAAATTCCGCATGAGCGAGGGCTTTTAGGACATTCAGATGCGGATGTTTTATTACACACAATTACGGATGCGGCGCTTGGCGCAATTGGTGAAGGTGATATCGGGCGTCATTTCCCTGATACAGACCCAGAGTGGAAGGATGCAGATTCAGCAAAATTACTGCAATATATTTGGAAAATCGTTGAAGAGAAAGGATATGTGCTAGGAAATGTAGATGCGACAATTATGGCACAGCGTCCTAAAATGGCACCATATATTGAGCCGATGCGTAACCGAATTGCAGAGCTATTAAATGCGGATGCATCTCAGGTAAATGTCAAGGCTACAACGACAGAGAAGCTAGGCTTTGTTGGTCGTGAGGAAGGGATTGCGGCATTAGCAACAATTTTATTAATCAAAAAATAA